Within Thermus sp. CCB_US3_UF1, the genomic segment GGAAAGGAGGAGTTCCGCCGCCTTCTCCGGGGAGATGGGGGAAAAGAAGCGCATGCGCAAGGACTCGGGGGAAAGCCGCTTCAGAAAGGCCACAAAGAGGGCCAGATCCTTGGGGCCTGCCCGCCTCAGGAGGGCGGTGCGCCCGTCCTTGAGGAGGACCGGGCCCTCCTCGAGGCCATACTGGGGCGTGGGCGCGGGCACGTAGCCCATACCCCTAGCCTACCCTGGCCGGGGGTAACATGGGGGCATGCTCCGGCTGGATACCCGCTTCCTCCCGGACTTTCCCCAGGCCCTAAAGGCCCACGAGGGGATCCTCCTCGCCGCCCGGGAGGCCCTCCTCTCCCGCCGAAAGGACCCCGGCGCCATGCTGGGTTGGCTGGACCTTCCCGAGGACACGGAAACCCTGAGGCGGATCCGCCGCTTCCGTGAGGAAAACCCCTGGGTGGAGGACTACGTCCTCCTGGGCATCGGGGGGAGTGCCCTGGGGCCCAAGGCCCTGGAGGCCGCCTTCAACGGGGGAAGGGTGCGCTTCCACTACGTGGACCACGTGGAGCCCGAGCCCGTCCTCAGGCTCCTCCGCACCCTAGACCCCAGGAAGACCCTGGTGAACGCAATTTCCAAATCGGGGGCTACCGCGGAAACCCTGGCCGCCCTCCTGGTCTTCTTGAACTGGCTGAAGGGGCACCTGGGGGAGGGCTGGCGGCGGCACCTGGTCCTCACCACCGACCCCAAGCGGGGCGCGTTGCGGGCCCTGGCCGAGCGGGAGGGCCTGGCCGCCTTCCCCATCCCCGAGGGCGTGGGGGGAAGGTTCTCCGTCCTCTCCCCGGTGGGCCTCCTGCCCCTGGCCTTCGCGGACGCCGACCTGGACGCCCTCCTCATGGGGGCCCGGCAGGCCAACGCCAACGCCCTGGCTCCCCTAGGGGAAAGCCTCCCCCTCCAGACCGCCCTCCTCCACCACCTCCACCGCCACCTGCCCATTGCCGTCTTCATGGTCTACTCCGAAAGGCTAAAGCACCTCCCTGCCTGGTTTGTCCAGCTCCACGACGAGTCCCTGGGCAAGCGCGACCGGGAAGGGCGGCCCGTGGGGACCACCGCCGTACCCGCCCTGGGACCCCAGGACCAGCACGCCCAGGTGCAGCTTTTCCGCGAAGGCCCCCTGGACAAGCTCCTCACCCTGGTGGTGCCCGAAAGGCCCACGGAAGACCTCCCCCTTCCCCCAGCGGAGGGCCTGGAGGGGGAAGCGGGCTACCTCTTTGGCAAGGGGCTTTTCACCCTCCTTTCCGCCGAGGCCGAGGCCACCTACCGTGCCCTGGCCGAGGCCGGGCAGAAGGTGTACACCCTTTACCTCCCCGAGGTTTCCCCCTACGCCGTGGGCTGGCTCCTGCAGCACCTCATGTGGCAGACCGCCCTTCTGGGGGAGCTTTGGGGGGTGAACGCCTTTGACCAGCCCGGGGTGGAGCTGGGCAAGCGCCTCACCTTTGCCCTCCTGGGCCGGCCAGGATACGGGGAAGGGTAGGGGGTGGAAGCGTGGAAATCCCCTTGTGATACCCTGGACGAGAGGAGGCCCGTATGGACCGCCTGAGCTATCTCGGCCTACACCCCCAGAAGCAGGTGTTTTGGAACACCGTCTCCCCCGTCTTGGTGGAGCATACCCTGGCCCGGGGCGAGGGTTTTCTGGCCCATAAGGGGCCCTTGGTGGTGGACACCACCCCCTACACGGGCAGAAGCCCCAAGGACAAGTTCGTGGTGCGGGAGCCCGAGGTGGAGGGGGAGATCTGGTGGGGGGAGGTGAACCAGCCCTTTGCCCCCGAGGCCTTCCAGGCCCTCTACGGGCGGGTGGTGGCCTACCTGGCGGAGCGCGACCTCTACGTGCAAGACCTCTACGCCGGGGCAGACAAGCGCTACCGCCTGGGGGTGCGGGTGGTGACGGAAAGCCCCTGGCACGCCCTCTTTGCCCGCAACATGTTCATCCTGCCCCGCCGCTTTCCTGAGGACGACGAGGCGGAGCGCTTCACCCCGGGCTTCACCGTGGTCCACGCCCCCTACTTCCTGGCCGACCCGGAGCGGGACGGCACCCGCAGCGAGGCCTTTGTGGGCATCAGCTTTGCCCGTAGGCTGGTCCTCATCGTGGGCACCAAGTACGCGGGGGAGATCAAGAAGAGCATCTTCACCGTGATGAACTACCTGATGCCCAAGCGGGGGGTCTTCCCCATGCACGCCTCGGCCAACGTGGGGCAGGACGGGGATGTGGCCCTTTTCTTCGGCCTCTCGGGCACGGGGAAGACCACCCTCTCCACCGACCCCTTGCGCCCCCTGATCGGCGACGACGAGCACGGCTGGAGCGAGGAGGGGGTGTTCAACTTTGAGGGCGGGTGCTACGCCAAGGTCATCCGCCTCTCCGAGGAGCACGAGCCCCTCATCTACCGGGCCTCCAACCAGTTTGAGGCCATCCTGGAGAACGTGGTGGTCAACCCGGAAAGCCGCCGGGTGGAGTGGGACGACGACAGCAAGACCGAGAACACCCGGGCCTCCTACCCCATCGCCCACCTGGACAACGTGGTGGAGTCGGGGATGGCTGGCCATCCCAGGGCCATCTTCTTCCTTTCCGCCGATGCCTACGGGGTTCTGCCCCCCATCGCCCGCCTCTCCCCCGAGCAGGCCATGTACTACTTCCTCTCCGGCTACACCGCCCGGGTGGCGGGGACGGAGCGGGGGGTTACCGAGCCCAAGGCCACCTTCTCCGCCTGCTTTGGGGCGCCCTTCTTGCCCATGCACCCCGGGGTGTATGCCCGCATGCTGGGGGAGAAGATCGCCCGCCATGCCCCCCGGGTTTACCTGGTGAACACGGGCTGGACCGGGGGACCCTATGGGGTGGGCCGGCGCTTCCCCTTGCCCCTGACCCGGACCCTCCTCCAGGCAGCCCTTTCCGGGGCCCTCGAGGGCGTTCCCTACCGCCAGGACCCCGTCTTCGGCTTTGAGGTGCCCCTGGAGGTTCCAGGCGTGCCCAAGGAGCTCCTGGACCCCCGGGGAACCTGGGCCGACCCCGAGGCCTACGACCGCCAGGCCCGCAAGCTTGCCCACCTCTTCCAGGAAAACTTCCAGAAGTATGCCGACGGGGTAGGGGAGGCGGTGCGCCTGGCCGGGCCCCGGGCGGATTAGGCCCTTCGGGGGCTGGGCCTGTAGCCCAGCCCCCTTGCCAAGTAGGGTGTGGGGGTATTAGGCTCCTACCTGGCGAAGATGGCAGGGACAAATGTACTTCACCTCCGGACGAAGCCTTCTGGCAGAATGGTAAGCGCTACCGTCTGGGGGACGGGTTTCCTATGAGCCAAGCCTGGTTTAGCCGCTACGCCTGGGGAGTCTTGGGGTGGAACGTCCTGGTGGCCCTCTGGGGCGCGTACGTGCGGGCCACGGGTTCGGGGGCGGGGTGTGGTTCCCACTGGCCCACCTGCAACGGGGAGATCATCCCCCGGAGTCCCCAGGTGGAAACCCTCATTGAGTTCACCCACCGGGCCACCTCCGGCCTGGCCTTCCTCTCCGTCCTCGGGCTTTTCCTCCTGGCCCTGCGCCTTTACCCCAAGGGGCACCCCGTGCGCCTGGGAGCGGGGCTCGCCTTCCTCTTCATGGTCACGGAGAGCCTGGTGGGGGCCTCCTTGGTCCTCTTCGGTTGGGTGGCCGACAACGTGACCCCGGAGCGGGCCGTGGTGCAGATGGTGCACCTGGCCAACACCTACTTCCTCCTGGCGGCCCTGGCCCTGGCCGCCTGGTGGGCTTCCGGGGGAGCCCCCTTGCGCCTACGGGGCCAGGGGGCGGTGGCCTGGGCCCTCCTTCTGGGCTTCCTGGCCCTCCTTTTCCTGGGCATGAGCGGGGCGGTCACCGCCCTGGGGGACCTCCTCTTCCCCGTTCGGAATACCCTCGAGGCCCTGGAGCGCTCCCTGACCCCGGGGGAGCACTTCCTGGTGCGCCTCCGGGTCCTCCACCCCCTCATCGCGGTGAGCGTGGGGCTTTACGTGGTCTTCGCCGGCTTTTTGGTGGCCCACCTGCGTCCTTCTCCCCATACCCGTAGCCTGGCCCAAGGCCTGGCCTACCTGTATGGGATCCAGCTTCTTGCCGGCCTGGTGAACGTGTGGCTCAAGGCCCCGGTCTGGATGCAGCTTCTGCACCTCCTCTTGGCCTACGCCGTCTGGCTCCTTTTCCTCCTGCTGGCGGCGGCGGCCCTGGCCCGGGGGGCCAGGCGGGTAGAGCTGGGGGAGGGGAGCGCCGAGGCAGGCCGGCTCCACCAGGGCACGGGCGGGGCCACCTGGAAGGACTACCTGGCCCTTACCAAGCCTCGGGTCATCAGCCTTCTCCTCCTCACCACCCTCTTGGCCATGTTCATCGCCGCCCAGGGCTGGCCGGGCACGGGGTTGTTCTTGGCCGTGGCCCTGGGAGGGTACATGATGGCGGGCGCGGCCAACGCCATCAACATGGTGGTGGATCGGGACATAGACGCCCGCATGCGCCGCACGGCCCAGCGCCCCACGGTCACCCAGAGGATATCCAGCCGGGACGCCTTGCGCTTTGCCTTCGCCCTGGCCTTTGGGGCCTTCCTCCTCCTCTGGTGGGGCGCCAACCTCCTCGCCGCCACCCTGGCCCTCATGGGCCTCATCTGGTACGTCCTGGTCTACACCCTTTACCTGAAACGGCGCACCTGGCAGAACATCGTCATCGGCGGGGCCGCGGGGGCCTTCCCCCCCTTGGTGGGCTGGGCGGCGGTGACCGGGGAGCTCAGCCTCTTCGCCTGGTACCTCTTTGCCCTCATCTTCTTCTGGACCCCGGTGCACTTCTGGGCCCTGGCCCTGATGATCCAGGACGATTACAAGGCCGTGGGGGTGCCCATGCTGCCCGTGGTCCTGGGGGAGCGGGTGACGGTGGTGCAGATCGCCCTCTACGCGGTGCTCACCGCCATGATCTCCCTCATGCCCTTGCTGCTGGGTGAGCTAGGCCTCCTTTACCTCTTCTTCAGCCTGGCCCTCAATGCCCTGCTTCTGGTCAAGAGCCTTGCCCTCTACCGCCAGCCCGAACGGAGAACGGCGGTTTCGCTGTACAAGTACTCCATGCTCTACCTGGCCCTCTTGTTCGTGGCCATGGCGGTGGACCGGGTGCTTTAGGGAGGGAGTGGATGAAACGAGGCGTAGCGGCACTAAGTCTCATAGGTCTGGCCCTGGCCCAGGAGGCCCACCGGGTGGCCATCACCCACCCCTTTTCTCCCGTCAACCGGGAGACCAACTTCCTCCTGGTCTGGGTCTTGCTCTTTTCCGTGCTGATTTTCGGCGTGGTGGCGGGGGCCTTGGCCTACATCGCCTGGAAGTTCCGAGCCCGGCCCGGCCAAGAAGGCGAACCGCCCCAGATCCACGGCAACGACCGCCTCGAGGTGGTCTGGACCGTGATCCCCATCGTCATCATCTTCATCCTCTTCGGCCTGACCGCCCGCAGCCTGATCCTGGTCAACAAGCCCACCCCCGGGGCCATGAAGGTGGAGGTTACCGGCTACCAGTTCTGGTGGGATTTCCACTACCCGGAAGCGGGTTTCCGCAACTCCAACGAGCTCATCCTCCCCGCGGGGGTTCCCGTGGAGCTGGAGGTTACCTCTAAGGACGTGATCCACTCCTTCTGGGTGCCGGGCCTGGTGGGCAAGCAGGACGCCATTCCGGGACAAAAGACCCGGATACGTTTTGTAGCCGAGAAGCCCGGGAACTACTACGGCTTCTGCGCCGAGCTTTGCGGCCCCAGCCATGCCCGCATGCTCTTCCGGGTTCTGGTGGTCCCCCAGGAGGCCTTTGACCGTTTCGTCCAGGCGGCCAAGGCCTACACCCCCCCGGTGGCCGACGCCCGGGGGCAGGAAGTTTTCCAGCAAAACTGCGCCGCCTGCCACGGGGTGCAGGGCAAGATGCCCCCGGCAGTCATCGGGCCCGAGCTGGCCTTCACCGGAAACCGGGTGAGCCTGGGGGCGGGGATCGTGGACCACACCCCGGAGAACCTCAAGGCCTGGATCAAGGACCCGGCCTCCATGAAGCCGGGGGTGAAGATGCCGGGCTTCCCCCAGCTTTCCGAGGGGGACCTGGAGGCGCTGGTGCGTTACCTGGAAGGGCTCAAGGTAGAGGGCGTGGACTTCAAGGCGCTGCCCAAGTTCTAAGGAGGGAATAGGGAATGGCCATCGCCACCAAACCCAAAACCAACGCGTGGGCGGTCCTTTGGGACCTGCTCACCACCGTGGACCACAAGAAGATCGGCCTGATGTACACCGCCACCGCCTTTTTCGCCTTTGGGCTTGCGGGGGTCTTTTCCCTGCTCATCCGGGCGCAGCTGGCGGTGCCCAACAACCAGCTCCTCACTGGGGAGCAGTACAACCAGGTCCTGACCCTGCACGGGGCCACCATGCTCTTCTTCTTTATCATCCAGGCCGGGCTCACCGGCTTCGGTAACTTCGTGGTGCCCCTGATGCTGGGGGCCCGGGATGTGGCCCTGCCCCGGATCAACGCCTTCAGCTACTGGGCCTTCCTGGGGGCCATCCTCCTGGCCCTCATGAGCTTCTTCTTCCCCGGCGGGGCCCCCAGCGTGGGCTGGACCTTCTACTACCCCTTCTCTGTCCAGTCGGGGAGCGGGGTGAACTTCTACATGGCGGCCATCCTGCTCCTGGGCTTTTCCAGCCTCCTGGGTAACGCCAACTTCATCGCCACCATCTACAACCTGAGGGCCCAGGGGATGAGCCTCTGGAAGATGCCCATGTACGTCTGGAGCGTCTTCGCCGCCAGCGTCCTCAACCTTTTCAGCCTGGCGGGCCTCACCGCCGCCACGCTCCTCGTCCTTCTGGACCGGAAGATCGGCCTCACCTGGTTCAACCCCGATATCGGCGGGGATCCTGTTCTCTTCCAGCAGTTCTTCTGGTTCTACTCCCACCCCACGGTCTACGTGATGCTCCTGCCCTACCTGGGCATCCTGGCCGAGGTGGCCTCCACCTTCGCCCGCAAGCCCCTCTTCGGCTACAAGCAGATGGTCTGGGCCCAGATGGGCATCGTGGTCCTGGGGACCATGGTTTGGGCCCACCACATGTTCACCGTGGGGGAGTCCACGGTCTTCCAGATCGCCTTCGCCTTCTTCACCGCCCTCATCGCCGTGCCCACAGGGGTGAAGCTCTTTAACCTGCTGGGAACCCTTTGGGGCGGGCACCTGCAGATGAAAACCCCCCTCTACTGGGTCTTGGGCTTTATCTTCAACTTCCTCCTGGGGGGGATCACCGGGGTCATGCTCTCCATGACCCCCCTGGACTACCAGTTCCACGACTCCTACTTCGTGGTGGCCCACTTCCACAACGTCCTCATGGCGGGCTCGGCCTTTGGCGCCTTTGCCGGGCTTTACTACTGGTGGCCCAAGATGACGGGCCGCATGTACGACGAGCGCCTGGGTAAGCTCCACTTCTGGCTTTTCCTGGTGGGCTACCTGGTCACCTTCCTGCCCCAGTACGCCCTGGGCTTCCTGGGCATGCCCCGGCGCTACTACACCTACAACGCGGACCTGGCGGGTTGGCCGGAGCTGAACCTCATCTCCACCATCGGGGCCTTCATCCTGGGCCTGGGTGGGTTGGTCTGGCTTTACGCCATGTGGAAGAGCCTGCGCTCCGGGGAGAAGGCCCCGGAGAACCCCTGGGGCGGCTACACCCTGGAGTGGCTCACCGCCTCGCCCCCCAAGGCCCACAACTTTGACGTGGCCCTGCCCAAGGACTTCCCCTCCGAGCGGCCCCTTTACGACTGGGCCAAGAAGGGGGTGGAACTGAAGCCCGAGGACCCCAGCCACATCCACCTGCCCAACAGCTCCTTCTGGCCCTTCTACGCCGCCGCCACCCTCTTCGCCTTCTTTGTGGCCGTGGCCGCCCTGCCCGTGCCCAACGTCTGGATGTGGCTCTTCCTGGCCCTTTTTGCCTACGGCCTGGTGCGCTGGGCCCTGGAGGACGAGTACAGCCACCCGGTGGAGCACCACACCCTTACGGGTAAGTCCAACGCCTGGATGGGGATGGCCTGGTTCATCGTCTCCGAGGTGGGCCTCTTCGCCATCCTCATCGCCGGCTACTTGTACCTGCGCCTCACCGGAGCGGCCACCCCGCCGGAGGAGCGTCCTGCCTTGTGGCTGGCCCTCCTCAACACCTTCTTCCTGGTGAGCTCCTCCTTTACCGTGCACTTCGCCCACCACGACCTAAGGCGGGGGCGGTTCAACCCCTTCCGTTTTGGCCTGCTCATCACCATCATCCTGGGGGTTCTCTTCTTCCTCTTCCAGGCCTACGAGTTCTGGGCCTTCTACGGGCACTCCAGCTGGCAGGAGAACCTCTGGACCGCGGCCTTCTTCACCATCGTGGGCCTGCACGGCCTGCACGTGGTGATCGGCGGCTTCGGCCTCATCCTGGCCTACCTACAGGCCCTTAGGGGCAAGATCACCCTGCACCAGCACGGCACCCTCGAGGCCGCCAGCATGTACTGGCACCTGGTGGATGCCGTTTGGCTCTTCATCGTGGTGCTCTTCTACATCTGGTAGGCCTTCCTTCCTGGCCCCCGCCTCGAGGCGGGGGCCTTTGCTATTTCTAAGGGGATGCGGCTTTTGGCGGTGGACTTTGACTATTTCTTCCCCCTGCCCCAGGATCCTGGGCACCCCGAGGCGTTCCTCTATGCCTGGGCCCACTTTGAAACCCCCTACTACCGGGAGGCGGCCTGGGAGGAACGGGCCCTGGCCTTTTTGCTGCGGGGGCTTCCCCTGCCGCAAGCCCAGGGGTGGGAGGGGTTCTGGGAGCGGTTCACCTTTGCCCCGGGGGCCCGGCTCTACTATGCGGATTCCAACGCCCTTGCCTTCCACCCCCAGGTGAGGGAGGGGGTGGAGGAGGTGGTCCTCTACGACGCCCACCACGATGCCGGCTACCGGCCCCTGGGGGAGGAGCCGGCCTGCGATGACTGGATGGTCCACTACGCCCGTCAAGGGGCGCGGCTTCGGGTCTTCTATCCCCCGTGGCGCGACCCTGCCCTGGAGCCCGAGCCCCAGGTGCCCCTGGCCCGGGAGGTGGACCCGGGGGGAAGGGTGGAAGGCCCCTTCCACCGGGTTTTCCTCTGCCGCAGCGGGGCCTGGGTTCCCCCTTGGGCTGATGCGGCCTTCTTTGCCTTTTTGGCGGCTGCCTCCCTGCCCAAGGTGCCCCTGGAGCCCGTGGCGCCCCGGGCTTGGGACCTCGAGGGCCTGAGGCGGCGGGTGGCGGAGGAGGCCCTAGGCCTTTGGATCATGGACGCCTTGCGCCGATCCCCCTAGGCGGCTATAATCACAAAGGCTTTGGGGCCGTTAGCTCAGCTGGCAGAGCAACCGACTTTTAATCGGTAGGTCGCAGGTTCGAATCCTGCACGGCCCACCAAAGCGGGGCCCCATCGTCTAGCGGTCAGGACGCGGCCCTCTCAAGGCCGAAACGGGGGTTCGATTCCCCCTGGGGTCACCACGGGCGGCTAGCTCAGCTGGTCAGAGCGCTCGCCTTACAAGCGAGAGGTCAGAGGTTCAAATCCTCTGCCGCCCACCACGATGCAAAGCCAAAACTCCCCGCCTTGGAAGCAAGGCGGGGAGGGTTTTTACGGCAGTTTCTACGGCAGTTGAGGGTGTACGTCCCTGACCTCTCCCTCTCCTCTCCCAGTGGTGCTGAGGTCAGTTGGAGAATCCGCGAAGACAAGCATGAGGCACCTCCTTGATGGCTAGGGTTGGCCTATATCCGGAAACTAACGGAGACCGTTCAACGCAGTTCACAGACACGGGCAAGGTTTCCAAGGTGCTAAGAGGCGATCGCATTCTGTAGCGGTCCAAATTCCACCCCCACCATCCGATTCGGTTCTTTATACCCCATCCTGAGATTGGTGTCGGATCAGAGCTTCAAAGGGAAGAGTTGGTACCTCCTGCTCCCTCGCTTTTTGGGGTCTACACTGAAGCGGACCACAAAGGGCGCAGAGTTTTGCTTTAGGAAACCAGTGACCTTTCCCTGGGCTTGGGCAAACTCCTCTGCTAGGAGCAGAAGCCAGCCACGTTCCGGTTGCTTGGGCTGAGTGAAGAGGATAACCCTGGCCCCGAATGAGCGAAGGATAGCCCTTTCCACTGGACGGTAGCGGAGTTGGGCATCAAGAGTGAGGATCACCCATCCTTGAGCGCTGACCTGAGGAATCCACTCCTCATCGGGAGTGTCGGGAGAAAAAAGCTCATCATGGGCCTTGATTTCGAGCCCTAGCTCTCGTAAACGCTGGGGAAATCCCTTGCCTAGGTTGCGGTCGCAGAAGTAGACCGGTTGGCCAAGGGCTGCTTTGGGGGTCATGCTGCCCAAGCATCTACCCCCATCCCCTCAAACACCAGCGCTTCTGTCACCTCTTCCTCAGTCAGACCGTAGTCCTTTGCGATTTCCTCTAAACCCTCTCCGGTGTTGAAGCGCAGGGCGATGACCGAGGTCTTCACCCCACGTACGGTAGGGGCTCCAAAGGCTACCCTTGGGTCCAGGACCACCCTCTCGCTCCGTAGCTGGGTCCCGACGGCGGGGTGGAAGCGCAGGGGGATGCCCTGTTCGTCCCTGTCCACACGGGAAAGGTAGCTTTCCAACACCTCCTGCAAAGCCAACTGCCCAGCCCGGGTCAGGGCCAGAAGCTCTTTCCCTTGCCTCAAAAAAACGTCACCCAACCCTGCTTCCAGGTCCAGGAGGAGAGGCCTAGGTTTCCCCAAGGCTTCCTTAGCGTAGTCAATCATCCTGCGGATACGTTGCATGGGGATCCGGTGGATCTGGCGCAGGGCTGCCAAGACATTGGCCTCCACAAGGTTGAAGAAGGAGAGCTGCGACCCGTTGCCGGGTGTCTCTATTAGGGGCAGGGACCTTTCCTGCCCTCCCGCCTTCGGATAGGTCCGGCCCATGATCCAGGAGCGTAGGGTAGACTCCGATAGACCCAGGTACCGGGCTGCTTCTCGAAGAGAGTAGAGGGGGCGGTCCCTAGGGTCTGGGGCCAGGAGAGGGGAGTGGTTTTGGGCGGCCCTACTCGCCTTCATGAGGCTTAGTTTAACTCAGGAATAGGGTTGCCAAGGTTAGCTTCGCCCAGCACCCTATCATGGAGGATGGGTTTCAAGCCTCTCTGTGGGACTAGGTGCGCGGGACGATCCAAGAGCTTGGATAGCTCACGTGCTATCCGGGCCAGGGTCAGGAAGCCCACGGTGACCTCGGGTTCGAACTCTGCCAGGAATAAACCTACAAGGTCAGCCTTACAAGGTGGACCTTGAGGGCTGGGAAGTCTCAGCTCTTGGTGATCCGAGCCAGGTCTCGTAGCATGCTGGACAAGAACCAGCGCCTCAGCGTAAGGGGCCATATGGAGGTGGATGAACCATCTGCCAAACTCACCTTCACATTCACGACCAAGGTCACTTCCAAGAACCTCTTGTCGAAAGGCCAAGGTGCGCCTTTGGTTGTTAGGGGTCCTGTAACTCTTACCCCCTCACGCCCCAACAAGAGCAACCTGTCCCTAAGGTTGTCTGGGCACGTTTCTTCTAGCATATTTTTTTGACCAAAGTCAGAGAGCCTAATGGGCCTGCCCCCAATACAAATACCTATGCTCCAGAGATACGCTAGATGAAATCGCCTCAAGAGAGGGTCAGAAGGTTTAAGTTCGGTGTCGAGAACCTTGTCGGAGGTAGCCCACTTGATCCGGGGTGAGCCCCCCTGCCTGTACCAATTCCCTATGCGGAACCCCTCAAAGCTAGCCTCCCAGTAGGGTAGAGCATCCGTTTCCTTCACTTCAAGCTTCTCGCGACCTAGGGGTAGATGGACAATCGAAATCTCCCCCCCAGGTGCCCCCTCTATCCGAATGGCGGGCACAGACTCAAGGGGCGCCCAAGGTGCCCAGAGATTAGCCTCCCTGACGCCCTGGCCTTGGGTCCAGATTCTCATAAGGGACCCAGGGGTACTTGCTGGAGGTGGCTTTATACACACCACTTCAGCTATAGTTGTCCACAACTGCTGGGCCAGTTCTGGGACTTCACTTTGGCCTAGCCTCTTCTCCATCTTGCATCCATCCTACTAGAGGGAGTAATCTCTTCCCAAGAGGTGGACCATGCAACCTCCTTTGCAAGCTCCCAACTTGGGCTCTGCTGCGGAAGATGCCGTTTCGCTGGACAGGGGTGAGCTCTATAGGCGGATGGATGTGGAAACCCTATCCTTGGCCCTCAGGATTCCTCTTTTCTTAGCTAATCCCAAGCAAATGGACCTACTGGCGCCAGCTTGGAGGCGGGAATTAGAGCCCCCTCCTGTAGGCCTTTACGTCCGCCAAAAGCCAGAAGGTAATAACTTGGAAAACTTCCTTGCTTTAGGTGAAAACCACTTGGAGAAGAAAGCCCGTGAGTTTTTCTGCAACCTTCATCCTCATACCCCTTTCATCCTGATATGTCCGGAGCGAGCAATAGAATGGGCATGTAAAACCGGAGCTAGCTTTGAGCTGATTTTCGATAAGGTCTTCTACCACGAACTAGGGCATGGTCGAATGGACTCTGCCCCTGAGCCGAATGCTCTTTGGGCCCACACAATAGAGGAAAGTTTAGCGAATGGCTGGTCCCTCAGACTCTTTGAGGGTGCCGAAAAGGCCTGGGTTCTGAGGCTTATTCCAGGGCAACCCGAACCTTACCGGGGAGTCATGTACCTGGTGAAGCCCACTTTTTGGGAGGCGCTGGGGAGGGAAGGAAGGATTGAGGTCATAGAGGAATTCCTCCCCGGAAGTTGGTTCAATGGCTTCGACTATAAGGAACTCTTGCGCCGAATGGCTGAGGCTTGGTATAGAAGCAAGCCACTCTTAGATGCCGACTCGAGAATAACCGAGTTCTGGCAAGCCTTGGGGGAACGTTTGCTGGAGGCGGTCAGGGCAAATCTACCATGACCCCTCTTGCCCAATACGCTGTTACGCTATACGCCTCGTCCCTGTTTGCCCAAAAGGACGACTTTAAGCGGCTCGTAGAGGAGATTTTCACCACAAACTACAAGAACCCCGACGAGGCTTTCGAGCATTTGAAGGACTTCTGGTTTGGGAACAAATCCTTGGTAAATCTCTTCACCCTCTTCGTCTCCCGCTCCGATTACAACCGGATAGAGTACGAAGGTGCTCCGGGGACGGAGGACCCTGAGGAGAAAGCCTTCCTCGATGAGGAGGACAAGTGTAAGTACGAGCTGGTCTACCCCTACTTTGGGGACCTCCAGAAGACCCTGGACCAGTTCTCCATGGCTCGTCCTTCCATCGTCCGTCAAGTGGCCCAGAAGGTTAGGACTTCGTTAAACCAGCAGCGGGGAGGCGCTTCCTTCTACATCAGCCTCATGCAGGAGAGCTTTGACCTCCTGCTTCCTGCCGCGGTCCGCAGGAAGTACCTGGCAAGGCTCCGTCCTGTGTTAAACGTCCTCTCTTCTAACCCTAGAAGGATAACTGCCATCCCTGCCGGGCTTCTTTCCGCCACCCAAGAAATCGATGAGCTTAGCAGGGAGCTGAGCCAAGAGCTTGGTCTCAAGGAGTCTTACGAGGACGAGCATGCGGAAGGGAGCGCGCCTCTCCTTCCCCT encodes:
- a CDS encoding DUF433 domain-containing protein, which gives rise to MKASRAAQNHSPLLAPDPRDRPLYSLREAARYLGLSESTLRSWIMGRTYPKAGGQERSLPLIETPGNGSQLSFFNLVEANVLAALRQIHRIPMQRIRRMIDYAKEALGKPRPLLLDLEAGLGDVFLRQGKELLALTRAGQLALQEVLESYLSRVDRDEQGIPLRFHPAVGTQLRSERVVLDPRVAFGAPTVRGVKTSVIALRFNTGEGLEEIAKDYGLTEEEVTEALVFEGMGVDAWAA